In Leifsonia sp. AK011, the genomic stretch CGACCGGAGGAGCATCCGACGGCTCGAGGGTCACGGGCGACGAGAGCGGTTCCGCGAAGGCGAGGTTGAGGTGGACGGGGCCGGATGCCCTGGCCAGTGCCTCGCGCGCGAGGGCGGCCGCGGCATCCGCCTCGCCGGGCTCGCCGGTGGGGGCTGCGACATCCCACGTGCGGCGCACGGCCGCGCCGAAGATCCCGGGCTGCTCGGTGGTCTGGTTGGAGCCGATGCCGCGCAGTGAGTCCGGGCGGTCGGCGGTGATGACGATGAGGGGCACGCCGGAGTGATGTGCCTCGAGCACGGCGGGGTGCAGGTTGGCCACGGCCGTGCCGGAGGTGGTGACGAGGATGACGGGGGATCCCGTCTCGACGGCGATGCCGAGGGCGAGGAAGCCGCCGACCCGTTCGTCGATGCGAACCCTCAGCCTCAGCTCGCCGATGCGTTCGAGCTCTGCCGCAGCCAGCGCGAGCGCCTGCGACCGCGAACCGGGTCCGAGCACGACGTCACGCACGCCGAGCCGCACGAACTCCCGCAAGAGGGCCACGCTGAATGTCGTGGCCGGGGACTCACTTCTTGGTGTCTGGGTCATCGTCGAGATCGGCGAGTTCCTGCTCGAGCTTGCGGATGCGCGCCTGCTGCTCCTCGTCGAGCCGGATGCTGCGGAGGAACTCGGGGTCGTCATCCGGTGCCACGACCTTCGACTGGCCACGCTTGCGGCCCCAGTCGCGCCCGACGGTGAACCACAGGAGCGCACCGATGAACGGGATGGCGATCACGATGATCACCCAGAAGATCTTCGGGAACGCCCGAACGCGCGACCTGTCGATCACGACGAGGTCGACGATCGCGAACACGTCGAGTACCAGCGCCGCGATGCCGAAGATCAGCAATCGTCCCATGGCGTCATTCTAGGCTCGCAGGCCGTGTACACCCTCCACGTTCGTTACACAGGAGCCGGTGCCTACACTGGCTAGGTGAAACCCTGGGTCACCTACTCGCTGCTTCGGCTCGGCCTCTTCGCCGCCGTCTTCGCCCTGCTCATGCTCCTGAACGTCGAGTGGTGGATCTCGGCGATCCTCGCAGCGGTCATCGGGTTGTGCGTGTCGTACATCTTCTTCGGCAGGTTGCGGGATGCCGTCGCACTCGACATCGCGAAGCGGCGGGAGGCCCCGGCATCCGATGTCGATGCCAGCGTCGAAGACGTCTAGGCCTCAGAACCCGATCGCCCAGCCGAGCAGGAGCGCGTAACCGAGCGCGGTGACCGACGTCAGCTTGAGCGAGATGATGAGCTCCGCCGGCGTCTTCGCGAGCAGCGTGATGAGCACGGCAGGCGCCGCCGCGAGCAGCGCGAAGTACGTGAAGATCGTGTTCGAGTAGAGCAGCACGAACCAGCCGAGCAGCACGAACGGCACGAGCATGAGCACCGCGTAGAGGATGCGCGAGCCGAGGTTGCCGAAGAGCACCGCGAGTGTGCGCTTGCCGGCAAGTGCGTCCTGTTCGCGATCACGGATGTTGTTGACGAGGAGCGCTGCGGCCGCGAAGGAACCGATCGCCGACCCCGCCACCCAGCTGTCGAACGGGATGCCGCCGGTCAGCACGAACGCCGTACCGATCGTGGCCACGAGCCCGAAGAACACGAACGCCACGATCTCGCCCAGCGCGTTGTAACCGTAGGGGCGCTTGCCGCCCGTGTAGAACCACGCGGCCACGATGGCGACCGCACCGACCGCGAGCAGCCACCAGTGGCCGGTCTGCACGACGATCACGAGGCCAGCGACCGCCGCGAGCCCGAAGAAGACGAGCGCAACCGTCAGCACCGTGCGCGGACGGGCAGCACCCGACGCCGTGAGCCGCGCGGGCCCGACACGGTACTTGTCGGTGCCACGAATGCCGTCGGAGTAGTCGTTCGCGAAGTTGACGCCGATCTGGAGGAATACGGCGACCGCGAGGCAGAGGAGCGCGAGCGGCCATGGCCAGGCAGGACCACGGTCGGGGGCGATCGCGTAGGCGCTGGCGGCGCCGAGCGTCACGGGCGCGATCGACAGCGGGAGCGTGAGGGGGCGGGCAGCGCCGATCCAGTCGCCGACCGTGGCCTTCTTGACCTTCGGCGCACCCGGCGGACGGCCTCCGGGTCGGCCGCTCCTGGTGCGCGCCTTTGGGGCGGGGACGGACTTCGGATCGATGCGCTGCTGTCTGGGGGCTGCCACGGTTGGAATCCTACTTTCTCGCGGCGGCACTGATCGCCGTACGACCTTATGGATCAGCTGAGAGCGAAGGCCGTCAGCGCGAGGCGATCCGGCTTGCCCGAGGGCAGCATCGGGATGCGATCGACCAGCACCACCCTGGTCGGCGCTGCTGGCGCGCCCAGGCGTTCCGCCACGGCACGGCGTAGATCGTCGAGCTCCACCCCAAGCTCGCTCACGACGACGGACGTCTCCCCCCACTCGGGATGCGGAGCCCGCACCACGACGGCGAGTTCGAGACCGGGAACCGACCTCACGACCTGCTCCACCGCGGCCAGGGAGACCTTCACGCCCCCGGAGACGATGACGTCGTCGAGGCGGCCGAGAACGCGGAGGGTTCCGTCGGTGAGTTCGCCAGCGTCATCCGTGCGATACCACCGGTGACCCTCGTCGTCGTGGAAGGCTCGTGCCGTGCGATCGGGGTCGTCGAGGTAGCCCTCGGCGAGCACGCTGCCCGCGAGTTCGATGCGGCCATCCACGATGCGCACCCTCGTGTCACCGATGGCTTCTCCGTCGTACACGCAGCCGCCGCTCGTCTCACTCGACCCATAGGTGCGCGTCACGGGCAGCACGAGACCCTTGGCCCGAGCGGCGAGGGCCGGAGGCATCGACTGCCCCCCAACGAGCACACGCTCGAAGCCGCGCAGCGCCTCTACTGCCTCCGGGCTCTCGACGAGGCGCGCGAGTTGGGCGGGAACCAGCGACACGAATCGCCGGGGATGATCGAGCTCACGCGCGGCGGCCACGAAGCGCTCCGCGGTGAAGCCGGAGGGGTCAAGCAACACGGGGTGCACCTGCGCGGCCAGCGCCCTCACGAGCACCGCGATACCCGCGATGTAGTGAACGGGGAGGGCGAGCATCCATTGTCCGGGCCCACCGAGGGCGGACTCGGATGCCGCTGCGCTCGCCAGCAGCGCGTCCGCGGAGAGCTGCACGCGCTTGGGTCGCCCCGTCGAACCGCTCGTCTCGACGACGACCGCGACCTTCTGGGGCACGAGATGGGGCAGCGTGCCCTGGAGCTCAGACGGGGTGGCGTGCGGCAAGATGGCCGGCCCATCACCCGACAGCGCCGCGGCCAGCTGCTGCGCCACCGCGCGGGGCTCCGCGGGCACGACCGCGAGCGGACGAGTCATCGGCTCAGAACTGCCAGGGGTACGGACCCCAGTCCGGCGCCCGCTTCTCGAGGAACGCGTCGCGCCCCTCGACCGCTTCATCCGTACCGTAGGCGAGGCGGGTCGCCTCACCGGCGAAGACCTGCTGGCCCATGAGCCCGTCGTCGACGAGGTTGAACGCGAACTTGAGCATGCGGATCGCCGTGGGCGACTTGCCGAGGATGGTCGTGGCCCACTCGTAGGCGGTCGACTCGAGCTCCTCGTGCGCAACCGAGGCGTTGATCGCCCCCATCTCGTAGGCCCGATCCGCGTCGTACTCCCGCGCCAGGAAGAAGATCTCGCGTGCGACCTTCTGGCCGACCTGCCGCGCCAGGTACGCGCTGCCGTAGCCGGCGTCGAAGGAGCCGACGTCGGCATCCGTCTGCTTGAACTTGCCGTGCTCGCGCGAGGCAATCGTGAGGTCGCAGACCACCGCGAGCGAGTGGCCGCCGCCGGCAGCCCAGCCCGGAACGACAGCGATGACCACCTTGGGCATCGTGCGGATCAGGCGCTGGACCTCGAGGATGTGGAGACGGCCATTGCCCTGGCGGACGGTGGGATGCTCGCCCTCGTGGTACTCGTAGCCCTCCCTGCCGCGGATGCGCTGGTCGCCGCCGGAGCAGAACGCCCACCCGCCGTCCTTCGCGCTCGGGCCATTGCCGGTGAGCAGCACGACGCCGATGTTGGGGTTCTGGCGCGCGTCATCGAGAGTTCGGTACAGCTCGTCGACCGTGTGCGGGCGGAAGGCGTTGCGCACCTCGGGCCGGTTGAAGGCGACACGGGCTACGCGGCCGCTCACGTCGTGGTGGTACGTGATGTCCGTGAGGGCATCGAAGCCATCGACATCGCGCCACAGATCGGCGTCGAACAGTTCGGAGACCTGGGTCATATACCCAGCCTAGGCGGGCTGCGCCAGCAGGTCAGGGAGTCAGGGCGCCGAGCACGGTGGCCAGCAGCCACGGGTTGGCGAGGATGCCGAGGATGATCGCCGCGATGCCGGTCGCCCGACCAAGTCGGAAGACCGCTGCGACGAGCCCCGCGACGACGGCGACGACCGAGCAGACGATGGTGACCCACGCGAGGGTTGTGCCCGCGTCATCCGCTCCCGAGGAGGCGACGCTCACCGAAACGCCCAGGAGAACCGCCGTGGCGATGGCGGTGAGTAAGGCAAAAACGCCGACGAGACCAGTGCGGCGCGTCACGGGCACGGGCTCCGGGGCGGGGGATGCCGGGGCCGCTGCGACCGGTGCCTCCTCCTCGACGATCGGGTCGAGGTAGATGGGCACGACCTTGATCGGCGCGTTGTCTGTCTCGCCGGGAAGGGTCACGAGACCACCATAACGCGAGCCGACGAGACAGACTGGGGTCATGTACCCCCCTCTGGATGAGCTCCTCGGCACGGCCCGCGTCGTCGCACTGCCCCTCGTGACGCGCTTTCGCGGGATCGAGACGCGGGAGGCGATGCTGCTCGAGGGCCCGTCGGGGTGGACCGAGTTCTCGCCGTTCGTCGAGTACGGCGACCCCGAAGCGGCGACGTGGCTCGCGGCGGCGATCGACTTCGGGTGGTCTGAGCTGCCCGTCGCCGCGCGGTCTTCGGTTCGTGTGAACGCCACCGTGCCCGCCGTCACTGCCGATCTCGTGCCGGAGACGCTCGCGCGGTTCCCCGGGTGCCGCACCGCAAAGGTGAAGGTCGCCGAACCCGGTCAGACCCTCGAGGACGACGTCGCGCGGGTTGCCGCGGTGCGCGCTCTGCTCGGCCCGGAGGGTCGCGTCCGCGTCGATGCGAATGGCGCCTGGAATGTGGATGAAGCGGAACACGCCATCCATGCGCTCGCCCCCTACGACCTCGAGTACGTTGAGCAGCCGTGCGCGACCGTGGAGGAACTCGCCGAGTTGCGGCGCCGGGTGAAGTACATGGGCATTCCGATCGCTGCGGACGAGAGTGTGCGGAAGGCGGAGGATCCCCTTGCGGTCGCTCGGGCTGGGGCAGCCGACATCCTCGTGATCAAGGTGCAGCCGCTCGGCGGGATCGCGCGGGCTCTCGCGATCTCGTCGGAGGTCGGGCTGCCCGTGGTGGTCTCCAGCGCGCTCGAGACATCCGTCGGACTCTCGATGGGACTGCACCTCGCCGCAGCGCTGCCTACGCTCGAGTTCGATTGCGGCCTCGCCACCGCGAGCCTGCTGGCCGCCGACGTGACGGATGCCCCGCTCACCCCGATCGACGGCGCCCTAGCCGTGCGCCGCGTTGTGCCCTCCCCCGAGTTGCTCGACCGCTACGCGGCCACCGCGGACCGCACGCGCTGGTGGCGCGCCCGGCTAGAGCGCTGCCTGCGGTTGCTGCCCGCCGAGTGAGTGGGACGTAGCCCAGTGACGCAGCTAGCCCTTCGCTTCAGTCGCAGATCGTGTCGAGCACGTTGTCCTGCACCGAATTTGAATCGCCGAGGAACCGAAGTCGGCTTACGTCCAGGCTCTGGAGCAGACCGGCCATCCCCCGCGAGACGCAGTTGGGACGAGTAAGTACCATGGGCGAGCCCTTCGCAGCGGCCAGCGGACCCCCCGAGAGTGCGTCAGCGAATCCCAGACCCGTCGTCAGCAAGACGTCGTCCGCCTTGGGGAAAAACCGCTGCGCAGCACCCAAGGAGGTCCAGAAGCGGTTGGGCCCGCCTATCCGTGTCGATGCATCAGGCAGCTGGAGCGTGCCCGCCTCGATTCCGTCGGAAACGGATTTTGAATCACCCATGATGTAGACCCCCTGGCTGGCGAGCTTGTAGATCAGCTCGCGGCTCGGAGCATCCAGCGCACTCGCTTTGCCGTCAACGAGAATTATGGGCGACCCCAACTTGGCAGCTGGCGCGGATGCGCTGAGAGCATCGGGATAGTCGCGCCCAGTGGCTATAAACACGCGTTCGATACAAGGGGATGCCCCACATGCAAATACTCGCTCGGCCACCAGCCTCGACGTCTCGTAGCGGTTGGCCCCGGCTATCCGTTCGACCGGAGCAATCTCTCCGAGTCTTGCTACTACGCTGGCGGACACGGACGAATCGCCGCCGAGCACCACGATGCGTTTAGGGCGAAGTCGATTGAGCTCGATCCACGTCGATGCAGGAATCTCGCCTTGACGGGACAACAGAACGACACCCCCTTCATGGTGGGCGGCGGGACCAGCAACGAGGGCGTCGGGGAACTTCTCCCCGCTAACAACGTACGCAACGGGAATCTCGAAGGGATCGGTCGAGGGCGGAAACAGCTCGCGGGAGACTGCGACGTTTGTTTGGAACCGATCACTGCCTGCTATGCGCGGCAGGATCGTCATCGGGTAGCGAGGACGTGTGAGAGATCCGGAGAACTCGAGGACCTGTCCCTCGGTTAGCACGACATCCTGCCCATCCGCCATCGTGCGACCGTCTGGCCACCATCGCGGCGCAAGGTCAGGATCGGATCTCATCTGAATCCGGTAGGTTCCTTCGACGAGGAGACCTTCCGCGAAAGCACCGGATTCGTCCGTGACGGTATTCGTGAACCACTCGAACTCGCCGGTGGTGCCGTTCTGAAGGTAGAAGACGGCCACCTTGGGTGTCCCAGGTGGTGCAGAGATGACGCCCTCCACCTTGGGCGCTCGGTGCAAGGCAATGGTGCCTACATCCGATGTCTCCCCCGCACGAACGGTGATCGTGGCGGCTTGAGATTGCAGGGGAACGCCAGCAACGTACATCGGCGACCACTGGACGCCATCGGAGGTGGCACTGATGCGCACCTCCCATGAACCCGGCTTCACGTTGGCGAATTCGAAGCTGCCATCGACGACGTCGAACTCGCCGTAGAGATAGTCGACCCTCCCGGCAGATTCGTCGAGATAGCCGATCCCCTTGACGAAACCTGTGATGGAACCAATTGGCTCCTCCGTGAAACTCAACTGGCCCGTGATGCTTCCGTACTCAGGGGCATCCCCAGCCATGGCGGCGGGCGCCACCGCCCCGGAGCCTGTGAGGGCCAGCAGCATCGCACAGAGAAGGACCCAAGAATGACGTATGCTCACGCAACTGACCTTTTCGGTGGGATGACTTTGTTGCGACTACAGGCACCTGGCGCCGCACTAGCGACCTCAGGCACTCCCGGCCCAGCAGGAAGGCTCAACAGTACGGACCGCTAATGTCCCACGGGGCGATTCGGTCTGGCCCACCCACAAGCACGAGGCGCCACGCGTCCAAGCGCTGATGCTCAGTCTCGATGACATAGGGCGCGCAGTTCTGTTGCATCAGGTACAGCGGAGCTGCCTCGGCGCTCACGAGCGCCCCCGCGGCAAGTGCATCAGCGAAACTCGTCCCACTGGCAAGGTAGATGCTCTCGGAACTCGTGAAGAATTTCGCATTCAGTGAGGCGGCCGTGACGTATCGGTTCGCCCCCGCGACCCTTGTCAGCTCACCCGAGAGCGCCATCCGCAAGGAGCCCGCAATTCCGTCCGAGACCGAGTCGGCACCCCCGACGACGTACGCGTCCCGAACGTGAAGTTCGGTGATGAGTGCAGTGGTTGCCGCATCCGCGGCCGCCGACGTGCCGGGGACGAGCACCACGGGCGCTGCAACCTTGCTGGCCGCGGGGCCTGCGGCAAGGGCATCCGGAAACTTGCTTCCTGTCGCGACGAAGACTGTGGCGGCACCGCCAGATCGAGCTATGAAGGCATCCCGTACGACCCGCCGCGACGTCTCGTACCGGTTGGCCCCGGCGATGCGCTCTGTCGGTGCGATGGTCGCGAGTTCGCTGAAGACCGCTGTCGAGAGGCTCGGCTCGCCGCCGACAACGACGATGCGTTCGGGCCTGAGCCGCCGAATCTCGGATGCAACCACGGCAGGCACCGCATCCCGGGGCGACAGCAGCATCCCCCCGCCGAGTCGGTGCGCGGCGGGTCCCGCACTCAAAGCGTCGGGGAAGTCTTCGCCGCTGACCACGTACACGACGGGTACAGTCTTGGCTGGCTGCCCCTGCGGTCCGCTCGCCGGAAAGAGGCGTTGTGAGAGCGCAACGCTCGTTTCCCATCGGTTCGGTCCAGCTATTCTCTCGATCGCGGCACTGGGGCCGAGAACGATCATGTCGATCTCCACCTCACTGCCGTTAGATAGATCGATACGTTCAGCGCTGGCGTACGCGTAGCTGCCCCGTCCGCCCGTCCACCAGGTGGGTGCCAGCTGCGAATACGCGCTCACTCCTCGAACCTTGTACGAGCCGGCGGGGAGGTAGTGACTTGTGTACAGCCCGCGAGTGTTCTCGGCCTCAAAGGAGTCGTAGAACTCGAAGTCCTCGGTGCCCTCGATCATTCGATACACCTCAACGCTGCCGCCGGGGAGCATCGTCACACCCGTATCGGGCGGACGAAGGGTGCCGGTGAGTCGCGCCGCCGGCGCCAGGGTCATAACCGGCACCACCGTGGTTGCCGAGGATGTCACCGTCAGCACGTTCGCTGCCGAACGAGACCCGACCCCGCCCGCGTAGACGCGCCCCCATTCGCGAGGACCATCCACGGCGAACGCACTCACTGTGTACTGTCCGTCTGGCAGACCCGAGAACTCGAAAGTCCTCGCCGTAGAGGTCAGCTGTGTCGAGCGAACGCGAGAGCCCTCTTCATCAAACACCTCGATTACGATCACGGTGTTCTGGGTAGGCCCGGCAACGAAATCGAAAGATCCCCGGAGGGATGGGGTGGCAGCACCCGCAACACTCGGTTGCAACACGATTGCCATGACCAATGCTGCGCCCATCACGAGGGTTAACACACGCCGGACAGAGCGAGCCATCACATATCCTTTATCGAGGCTGAGTCACCTATTGCCCCAGTATATGTGCCGGGTGAAAGTACTTTCGCGTCCCTACAGCCCGCTGTAGGCGTGCAGGCCCTTGAAGAAGAGGTTGACGATCGTGAAGTTGAAGAGGATGGCGGTGAAGCCGATGATCGCGAGCCATGCCGAGCGGGAGCCGCGCCATCCGCGGGTCGCCCGTGCGTGGATGTAGCCGGCGAAGATGACCCAGATGATGAACGTCCAGACCTCCTTCGTGTCCCAGCCCCAGTAGCGACCCCAGGCGCGCTCGGCCCAGATGGCGCCAGCGATGAGGGTGAAGGTCCAGAACACGAAGCCGACGACGTTGAGGCGATAGGCGAGGTTCTCGAGGCGGTCCGCTGTGGGCAGCGTGTTCAGGAACTTCGGGCCGGCCGCGCGCCGCGACTTGAGGAGCTGGACGATCGAGAGCGCGGCCCCGAGCGCGAAGAAGCCCGTGCCGAGCGTCGCAACGAAGACGTGGATGACCAGCCATGGCGACTGCAGTGCTGGCGGCAGGGGCACGACGGCGACATAGAAGTTGACTGTTCCGACACCGAGGCCGATAAGCGCGAAGCCCGTGATGAACGTGCCGAGGAAGCGGAGGTCCTGCCAGACCTGCACCAGGAGGAACACCCCGACCACGATCGCGGTGGCCGTGAGGGAGAACTCGAACATGTTCGCCCACGGGACGCGGCCTGCGGCGAGCCCGCGCAGCACGGCACCCGTCACGTGCAGTGCCCAGGCCAGCACCGTGAGGGCCATGGCAGCGCGGAGGTAGCGCGGGCCGGGGGTTCTGGCCGGGGCATCCGTCGGCTTCTCGAGGACGGCCGTCGAACCGTTCAGAACGGCGCGCGTCACGCGCTCGGATGCCGCAACCGGCGTTGCCACGGAACGCCGCGACAGGTCCAGCGCGAACATGATGAACGCGATCGTGTACACGCCCATCGCCGAGTAGATGGCAATGAGGGAGTAGGACTCCAGGGTCTCGATCACTCGTCCACCTTAAGCCTTTCGTTGTGTCGTTCCGCCAGGTCTGTCACGGCCTGCTCGAGTCGGGGGTCGTCGCCGCGCGCGAGGCCGGCGTACTGCAGGGTGATCGTGCCATCCGCACCGGGCACGACCTTCACCCAGACGCGACGCCGCGCGACGAAGAGACTCGACACAAGACCGGCCACCACGAGAACGGCGAAGAGGCCGACCCAGAACTGCGAAGGGTCGTGGTGGATGTCGAGGGAGACGAATCGCGGGATGTCCACGAGCTCCACGGTGCCGAGACCATTCGGCAGATCTGCGGTCTCCCCGGGGGCGAGACGGATGCTCTCCTGCGGCGCATCGCGGCCTGCGACCTGCGTCAACTCGTCGGTATTGAGCGAGTACGCGTTCGTGGCCTGGCCGCCGTCGAGACCGAGATCGCCGACGTAGACCTCGAGGCTGACAGTCGGGTCGCGCAGGTCGGGGTGGCTCGAGGTGAAGGTGCCGTTGGCGAGCGGGAAGGTCGTCGGATACAGGAGCGCCTGCACGCCCACCTGCTCGTCGAGGCCATCGGGGATCTTGATGATGCCGCGACTGAAGAGGTTCTGGTCGAGCGGGAGGAACGCGACGGGCTGCGAGAACACCGCGGTGCCCTCGGGATCGCGGAACACCAGGAGGGGCGCGTACCCGTTGCCCAGGAGGTAGGCCGTGGTGCCACCGATGGAGAGCGGCTCATTGACCTTGATGCGGTGCTGCTCCGACTCGCCGCCGCGCAGGGTGGTCGTCACGGTTGCGACGTAGTCGGTGGGCTGGCCGTAGGCCTTGAAGTTCTCCTCCTCGTACGTCGCCTCGAAGGAGTCGAGTTGGATGCGGTACGGGGTGAGTGCGGAGTCCGTGAAGAACCGGCCGGGGTTGAAAGAGTCATAGCTCGCGAGCGAGTTGACGAACGCCTGACCTTCCACGACGACGCGCTGGCCCGAATAGCCGAAGCCGCCGCCGATGCCCACGGCGAGCAGAACGCCGATGAGGGCCGTGTGGAAAACGAGGTTGCCCGTCTCGCGCAGGTAGCCGCGTTCCGCGCTCACTGACTGGCCGTAACGCTGCACCCGGTAGCGCTGGGAACGGAGGAGCCTCTCGGCCTGGTCGAGCGCGAGTTCGGCATCCGCCGTCGTCTCGCGCGTCTCGAACGCCGACATGCGCGAGAGGTCTGCGGGGGTCTTGGGTGGGCGGGCGCGCAGGGCATCGAAGTGGTGCTTCGTACGGGGGATGACGCAGCCGATGAGCGAGATGAAGAGCAGGAGGTAGATCGCCGAGAACCACACGGAGGTGTAGGTGCTGAAGACGCCGAGGGCATCAAGCACTTCGGAGATCTCGGGGTTCGCCGCCTTGTACTGGATCACGCCGTTCGGGTCGGACGAGACCTGGGGAACAAGCGAGCCGGGGATCGCGGCGATGGCAAGCAGAAGCAGGAGGAACAGCGCCGTGCGCATGCTCGTGAGTTGCCGCCAGAAGAACCGGAGGTACCCGACGGCGTTCAGCTTGGGCTGCGTGATCTTCTCGGGTGCCGGATCGCCCGGCAGCACCGCGTCAGCGTCGTAGTGGTCAGAGGGCCGGGAGGAATCCACCGATCATCACCCCCAGATGCGACATCGCGATGCCCCAGAGGCCGGTGACCATGAGCAGGCCGATGAGCACGAGAAGCGACCCTCCGATGATGTTGATCAGGCGGATGTGCTTCTTGACCCACGCGACCGAGCTCGCGACCCAACCGAGGCCGAGCGCGACGAGAACGAACGGGATGCCGAGCCCCAGGCAGTAGAAGAGCCCGATGATCGCGGCTCGCCCCGGGTCGCCCTGGTAACTGGCGAGGGATGTCACGGCCACGAGCGTCGGGCCGATGCACGGGGTCCAGCCGATGGCGAAGACCGCACCGAGCAGCGGCGCGCCCGCGAGACCCGTCGCGGGGCTCCAGCTCGGCTTGAGGGTGCGCTGCAGGAACGTGACCTGGCCGATGAACACGAGCCCCATGACGATCACGAGGGCACCGGCGATCCGCTCGATGATGCCGCCGTACTGCAGGAAGAACACGCCAACCGTGCTGCCGAGCACGACGACCCCGAGGAAGATCACGCTGAACCCGAGCACGAAGAGAGCCGCGCCGAGCACCGTGCGGGAGCGCCGGGCATCCCCACCATCGGTGATGCCGCTCACGTACCCGAGGTAGCCGGGCACGAGCGGGAGTACGCAGGGTGAGAGGAACGCGAGGAGACCCGCCGCGAGCGCGATGGGCAGCGCAACGAGCAGGCTGCCGTCGCTGACGAGGTCTCCGGGGCCCACTACTGCGGGCCCTCGGCGAGAACCGTGTCGATCATGGATGCCAGGATGCTCGGGTCACGGATGAGCCCACTGATGCGTGCCGCCACCCGTCCTTCCCCATCCACCACGATCGTCGTCGGAACCGCGTTCGGTGCGACGGACCCCGCGAACGCGAGCTGCACCGAGGCCGTGTCGGCGTCGAGGATGCTCGGGTAGGGGATCTCGAACGTGGTCGCGAAGGTGCGCGCGACATCCGCCGAGTCGCTGATGTTCACGCCCACGAACGGGACGTCGTCGTACTTGAGGGAGAGCTCGGCGAGATCGGGCGCCTCCACTCGACAGGGCGGGCAGCTCGCGTACCAGAAGTTGACCACGTAGGCGGAGCCAGCAAGGTCGTCGCTCGAGATGGTGTTGCCGTTCTCGTCGGTGCCGCTGAAGACGATCGGGTCGTTGCGATCGCTCGCGCGGATCTCCGTGTAGGCGCCGTCACCGGAGATGTAACCCTGGCCGCTGCCCTCGGAGTACTGGTCGGCGAGGCCGTCGTTGCTCGTGCAACCGGCGAGGACGAGGGCGGTCGCGGCTGCAGCGACCGCGATCATACGAAGTCTCACACTGCTCCCAGGTCGATGGATCGTGCCAGCAACTCTCGCGCAGGTTCCTGATAGTCGACCTCGATGAACCGGTCGCCGTCGCGCTGGAGGGTGGTGATGCTCGAGAGGGTGCAGCGGCGCTTGCGCGGGTCGTGGAACGGGCGAAGGCCGGCAACGTTGCGCGCGACGGTCACGATGGGCATCTGGTGGCTGACGAGCACGACCTCGCCCCCGACGGTGTCACGCCAGGCGTCGTCGATGGCCGAGAACATGCGCGTGAGAACGCTCGTGTACGGCTCGCCCCAACTCGGGCGCAACGGGTTGGCGAGGCGGGGCCATGCAGACGGTCGACGTATGGCCTCTCGCATCCGCTTGCCCTCGAACCAGTTGTGCGGCTCGATGATCCGCTCGTCGGACTCGATCGGCAGGCCGAACAGGTCGGCCCACGGCTTCGCGGACTCCTGGGTGCGCTGGAGCGGACTTGCGATCAGGCGACGGATGTCACGACCCTCGAGACTCTTCGCCGCAACGGCAGCCATCTCGTGGCCGAGCTCGCTCAGGTGATACCCGGGGATGCGGCCGTAGAGGATGCCCTCCGGATTGTGCACCTCGCCATGACGGACGAGGTGGATGAGGTCGGCGGGCACCCGCTAATTCTACGGGCTGTAGACAAGCGCTCCCTGAACTGCGTCATGAGATGGGCTCAGGCCCGTCTCCTTGGGAGAAGTTGAACGGATGGAGCATCGTGACCCGCACCCGAAATGA encodes the following:
- a CDS encoding cell wall-binding repeat-containing protein, producing the protein MLLALTGSGAVAPAAMAGDAPEYGSITGQLSFTEEPIGSITGFVKGIGYLDESAGRVDYLYGEFDVVDGSFEFANVKPGSWEVRISATSDGVQWSPMYVAGVPLQSQAATITVRAGETSDVGTIALHRAPKVEGVISAPPGTPKVAVFYLQNGTTGEFEWFTNTVTDESGAFAEGLLVEGTYRIQMRSDPDLAPRWWPDGRTMADGQDVVLTEGQVLEFSGSLTRPRYPMTILPRIAGSDRFQTNVAVSRELFPPSTDPFEIPVAYVVSGEKFPDALVAGPAAHHEGGVVLLSRQGEIPASTWIELNRLRPKRIVVLGGDSSVSASVVARLGEIAPVERIAGANRYETSRLVAERVFACGASPCIERVFIATGRDYPDALSASAPAAKLGSPIILVDGKASALDAPSRELIYKLASQGVYIMGDSKSVSDGIEAGTLQLPDASTRIGGPNRFWTSLGAAQRFFPKADDVLLTTGLGFADALSGGPLAAAKGSPMVLTRPNCVSRGMAGLLQSLDVSRLRFLGDSNSVQDNVLDTICD
- a CDS encoding cell wall-binding repeat-containing protein, producing the protein MSAFAVDGPREWGRVYAGGVGSRSAANVLTVTSSATTVVPVMTLAPAARLTGTLRPPDTGVTMLPGGSVEVYRMIEGTEDFEFYDSFEAENTRGLYTSHYLPAGSYKVRGVSAYSQLAPTWWTGGRGSYAYASAERIDLSNGSEVEIDMIVLGPSAAIERIAGPNRWETSVALSQRLFPASGPQGQPAKTVPVVYVVSGEDFPDALSAGPAAHRLGGGMLLSPRDAVPAVVASEIRRLRPERIVVVGGEPSLSTAVFSELATIAPTERIAGANRYETSRRVVRDAFIARSGGAATVFVATGSKFPDALAAGPAASKVAAPVVLVPGTSAAADAATTALITELHVRDAYVVGGADSVSDGIAGSLRMALSGELTRVAGANRYVTAASLNAKFFTSSESIYLASGTSFADALAAGALVSAEAAPLYLMQQNCAPYVIETEHQRLDAWRLVLVGGPDRIAPWDISGPYC
- the ccsB gene encoding c-type cytochrome biogenesis protein CcsB, translated to MIETLESYSLIAIYSAMGVYTIAFIMFALDLSRRSVATPVAASERVTRAVLNGSTAVLEKPTDAPARTPGPRYLRAAMALTVLAWALHVTGAVLRGLAAGRVPWANMFEFSLTATAIVVGVFLLVQVWQDLRFLGTFITGFALIGLGVGTVNFYVAVVPLPPALQSPWLVIHVFVATLGTGFFALGAALSIVQLLKSRRAAGPKFLNTLPTADRLENLAYRLNVVGFVFWTFTLIAGAIWAERAWGRYWGWDTKEVWTFIIWVIFAGYIHARATRGWRGSRSAWLAIIGFTAILFNFTIVNLFFKGLHAYSGL
- a CDS encoding cytochrome c biogenesis protein ResB; its protein translation is MDSSRPSDHYDADAVLPGDPAPEKITQPKLNAVGYLRFFWRQLTSMRTALFLLLLLAIAAIPGSLVPQVSSDPNGVIQYKAANPEISEVLDALGVFSTYTSVWFSAIYLLLFISLIGCVIPRTKHHFDALRARPPKTPADLSRMSAFETRETTADAELALDQAERLLRSQRYRVQRYGQSVSAERGYLRETGNLVFHTALIGVLLAVGIGGGFGYSGQRVVVEGQAFVNSLASYDSFNPGRFFTDSALTPYRIQLDSFEATYEEENFKAYGQPTDYVATVTTTLRGGESEQHRIKVNEPLSIGGTTAYLLGNGYAPLLVFRDPEGTAVFSQPVAFLPLDQNLFSRGIIKIPDGLDEQVGVQALLYPTTFPLANGTFTSSHPDLRDPTVSLEVYVGDLGLDGGQATNAYSLNTDELTQVAGRDAPQESIRLAPGETADLPNGLGTVELVDIPRFVSLDIHHDPSQFWVGLFAVLVVAGLVSSLFVARRRVWVKVVPGADGTITLQYAGLARGDDPRLEQAVTDLAERHNERLKVDE